The window GTTCCATTCCTTCTGCACGCGAGTGGCATTCGATTCGAGATCATTGGCCCGCGACTCGATCTCGCGACGCGCGGTCTCGACATCCTGCAGCGTCTGATCGGCTTCGGTCTTCCGGGTTTCGACGTTCTTCTTCTCTTCGTCGACCTTGGTATCGGTCATTTCAAAGAACTTCTGCGTCACACCGTCGCGGGCCTGTTCGAAGACTTCCTTGCGCGCGTCGCTCAAACCAATGAGGACCGTTCGCTCGAGCTGCTTGCGCTCGTTCTGATCGATCGAGTCGCCGGCGGGACCGGCCAGGTATCCGCACAGTCGGCCGAGGAAGGCGATTTGATCCTGAGCCATCGCTTCCGCGGCGGCATCTTGCGTGGTTTCCTTCGGCAAGGCGGCGCGGAGTTTCTCCGCCGTGACGATCGCGCTGCCGTAGCTCTTCATGGTCGTTGCCAGCCAAGTCTTGGCTCGCAGCGCGAGAATATTGTCGTCGTCGACGGCCAGCAATTCATCGAGCCGTTTGCCGGCTTCTTCGTAGCGGCGTTGTTGCAGGAGCACGAGCGACGAAGCCGTCAGCAGCCGCACATCGCCAGCCGAGGTCGCTTGCAATTCGATGTACTGCGCATCGGCAGCAGCGCGGGCCGTCGGCGTGACGCTCCAACCCACTTCGAGCATCTTGGTCAGGCCCGCTTTGAGTACCGCATCGTTGGCCGAGGCTGTGCTGCCGAAAGTGATGACGGCGAAAATGGCGATAGCGACAAACGACAAAAACTTGGGACTCACAGCAACCAATTGCCTGGCGTGCATGGCAACGCTCCAAATCGCTGGCGGCGATTCAATTGCAGATTCAAACGATCAGCCCCTGACCACGGCCCTCCGGGGTTCATCGTATCGGGTGGAGCCGTTGCGGGCAAGAAATTGCCGCTCAAGCAAAATCCCGCACCGCCGCAATCAATGCGTCAATCTGTCCCAGCGTCGAAAACGGTCCCCAGCTGGCCCTAACCGTGCCGGCCGGCGTCGTGCCGAGCGCTGCGTGCATGAGGGGTGCGCAGTGAAGTCCCGCGCGCAGCTCCAAGCTCGCCGCAGCATCAAGGGCAGCGGCTACTTCCTGCGGATCGAAGTCGCGAATGTTGAAACTAACCACGCCGACGCAATCTGTGCTGTCGGCTGGACCGTAGAACGTTACATGAGCCATTTCGCGGAGAGAACGAACGAGATGCTCGCGCAACTGCAGTTCGTGCTGATGGATTGCTGGCAGTCCTCGCTCCTGCAGCCAGGCAATTCCCGCACTGAGCCCCGCGATGCCAGGAACATTCAGATTGCCGGACTCGTAGCGATCGGGAAGTGACTCGGGCTGCTCCGGTTCATGGCTCTTTGTGCCGGTGCCCCCTTGGCGAATCGGTTGCAATCGGCCGGTGATGCTCGGCGCGATGTAAAGCATGCCGACACCGAGCGGACCGAGTAATCCTTTATGTCCCGGCGCCGCAAGCAACTGGCAGCCGAGATCGGCGACGTTGACGGAAATGTGGCCGAGCGACTGCGCGGCGTCGACGAGAAACGTTAGCTGGTGTTCTTTCGCGATTCGTCCAACTTCGATCAGCGGTTGAACGGCACCGGTTACATTCGATGAGTGTACGAGCGCGATGAGTTTTGTTTTGGTCGTGATCGCGCGGCGAACAGCGTTCGGATCGATCTCGCCAGCGCCGTTGCAGCCGATGGGCGTGAACTCAATGCCGATCGATTTCTTCAGTGTATGCAGCGGGCGCAGCACGCTGTTGTGCTCGCACACACTCGTGATGACGTGATCGCCGGGCTTCAAGATGCCCTGCAAGGCGAGATTCAGCGAATCCGTGCCGTTGAGCGTAAAAATTATCTGTTCCGGCGCCGGCGCACCGATCAGATCGGCGAGGCGTTTGCGACACTGCGAAACAATTCGCTCGGCTGCTTGAGCAGAGCGATAAACCCCACGACCTGCCGCCGCGCCGTTCGCACGCTGATATTCATCGACAGCGCGGTAAACAGCATCGGGCTTCGGCCAGCTGGTGGCCGCGTTGTCGAGATAAATACGCTGAGGATCGGCCATCGAACTCATCCGCCGATCTGATACATGGCCCGCTGGGGGCGGATGAAGTCAGCCGAATCGATCCCATGGCCAGGCTTCTTCGCCCGCACACAGTCGCGAATCAGTTGCGCTAGTTCTTCATCGCCGACGTTCTTGCGCAGCAGCGTGCGAGCATCCCATTCGACCGTGGAGAACAAACAGTTTCGCAGTTGTCCCTCAGCCGTCACGCGCAGGCGATTGCAGTCATGACAAAACGGCTGCGAGACAGGATTGATGAAGCCGACACTGCCACTGCCATCTTGATAGTTGAAATCCATCGCTGGCTGACTTGGATCGGGGCGCGATGCCGGTTCGAGCGGGCCGATGGCGGTTTCGATTGAACGGCGGATTTCTTCGCCGGTGAGAACCTGGTCGTGTTGCCAGTTTTCCTCGGCATCGAGCGGCATGAACTCGATGAAGCGGAGCTCCATCCCTTCGTGCTTCGCGAATTTCGCCAGCGCGGGAATCTCCGGCTCGGTGATGCCTTTAATTGCCACCGTGTTCAAACGAATCCGCGGAAATCCGACTTCTTTGGCCGCCGCAATGCCGGCCAGCACACGATCGAGACCATCGCGCCGACTGATGCGACGGAACGTTTCTTCGGTCATCGCATCGAGGCTGATGTTCACGCGAGTGAGGCCGGCGTCCTTCAGCGCGCGGGCTTGTTCGGCGAGCAAGATGCCGTTGGTCGTGAGAGCAATCTCGTCGATGCCGGGCACAGCGGCCAATTGTGAGACCAGCTTCGGCAACTCCGCGCGGACGAGTGGTTCGCCGCCGGTGAGCCGCAGTTTGTTCACGCCGAGGCCAGCCATCACGCGGGCCAGGCGGGTGATTTCTTCGAACGAGAGGAGTTCGTGTCGCGGGCGGAAGCGGACGTTTTCCTCGGGCATGCAGTAGAAGCAGCGGATGTTGCAGCGATCGGTGACGCTGATCCGCAGGCTGTTGTGCACCCTGCCGAGGTTGTCGATAAGTGGTCCGCCAGTTGTCATGTTACGTCGTGCCAGTGTCCTTGCCGGGCGTACCCGGATGGACCCATTCGCTCGATCCGTCCTGCCAGTTCTCCTGCTTCCAAATTGGCACGACTTCCTTGATCGTGTCAATGAGCCACTGCCCCGCTTCGAACGCCGCGCCACGATGCGGCGAACTAACCGCGATGGCAATGCTGGCTTCGCTGATCTCCAAATGACCGAGGCGATGAACGATGACGCACTGCAGCAACGGCCATTTCGCGCGGGCTTCGACTTCGAGTTCGACGAGTTTCTTCGTCGCCATTTCGGGATAGCATTCGTAATCGAGCGAAGCCGTTTCGCGACCGGCAGTGAGTTGGCGGGTGACACCGAGAAACAATACAACCGCGCCTGCATGCGGATGGGCGGCCGCAGCGAGGATTTGTTGCGTGTCGATTTGTTCGTTGGTTAGTTGGATCATTGTCACTTTGTTCTCTCGCCCCTGTATTCAGGGGAGAGGGAGTTTCATTATCAACCACCACTCACCGGTGGAATCACTCCAATCTCCTGCGACTCACTCAGCACCACCTCATCCCCGGCAAAATCACAGTTCACTGCAATCCGACAATGCGGCAAAAAATCGGCCAGCGTCGGATACTCCGCAGCTAGCGCCTTGCGCAAATCGGCCACGGTTGCTCCTTCGGCAAAAGCAAAATTCGTCACCTGTGCGCCGGCCCGTTGTTTGGCAGCCGCGAAGAGTTTGACCCAGATCATCATGTAACTAGCAACTCCTCGCCGCGGGCGGTCAGCAGCGCTTCGATCTCCGGCATCAAGCCGTACGCCAGCGCGAGCATCTTCAGCGGATGGATCGTCGGCTTCGTGGTCCCCTGCTCCATCTGTATTTTACATGCACTGCACTCGGTCGTCCCCAAATCAATCAGCGGATCGCGGAGGGCCGAGATAAGCCCCCAGCCGGCGCGAAGACTGGCGCGGTAGTTATCGCGCCGCAAGCCGAAGGTGCCCGCCATGCCGCTGCAACCGCGTTCGATACGGCGGACACTCAGGCCTGGAATGAGCCGCAAGAGGCTCTCGCCAGGCGAACCCACATCGAGCGCTCGCAAATGGCAGGGTTGGTGATAGCCAAGCGTGAGATTGATCGGCCGCAAGTCGAGCTCGAGTCGGCCGACCTCGTGCATCTTCCAAAGATAAGCACAGGCATCGGTCGTATGTTCCGCCACGAGGCGGGCATCGTCATCGTCGAGCAGCGACGGATATTCTTGCGTCAGGCAGAGCGCCGCCGAAGGCTCGGTGCAGACAATTTCGTAACCCTGCCGAACGGCTTCGGAAAGAATCGCGACATTTTTTGCCGCGTGTTTGCGCGCCCGCTCGACATCGCCGAGCGAGATCCGCGCCATGCCCGATTGCAGCTGGCCAGCCGGCACATACACCGCGATGCCGTGATGCTGCATGATCGCAACGAGCGATTCGGCGAGCTGCGTGTCGTACCAATTCGCATAAACATCGACGAAGTACAACACCTTGCCGCCGGTCCGGCGCGCGGGGCGCGTGAGGCGGTTGCGATCGGCGCGGCGCATGAAAGTCGTCGATTGCAGCCGCGGCAGCTTACGTCCTTGGGCGAGGCCTGTCAGTTTTTCGAGCACCCACCGAGTCCAGCGCGTGTGCAAAATCCAATTGGCAATCGGCCCGAAGCGAGCGCCCCAGCGCGAAACCGAATCCAACCGCGCGAGAAACCAATCGGTCGTGTCCAAGCCGTTCGCGACGACGTACTGACTCTTGGCTTCGATCATCAACTTCGGAATATCAACTTCGGCGGGACATTCCAATCGGCATTGATGACAGTTGACGCACAGATCGGCGATTTCTTTGAGCTGTTCGCTGGCTAGCGAACTGGCCGGCAGTTCGCCTTGCAGCACCGAACGCATCAGGTTGGCTTTCGCCCGCGGCGACGATTCTTCGGCCGGTGCATAGCGAAAGATCGGACACATCCGCATTTCGGGCGACATCGTTCGGCAGCGTCCACAGCCGTTGCAGCTGTCGGCTTCGATCTGCGGTAGCTGCCGCCAGACCAGATGCAGATCGACCTTTTCCTTCGGCGGATTGTCGGCGATCTGCGTTTCAGTCAACGGCCGATCAGTGCTTTCGGCCTCAGCCAATCGCAGGTTCTTCGTCAGCGGCTGCGGCACGTCGGCCACAACCTTGCCGGGGTTGAGCAGATTCTGCGGATCAAAAATCCGCTTCACTTCGCGCAGCACATCGTACAGCGCGCCGGTCTGTCGCTTCACGTACCACGTACGACTGAGACCGCAGCCGTGCTCGCCGCTGATGGTGCCGCCGACGGCGAGAACTTCTTCGTAGAGTTGCGTCGCCAGCTCGGGCATTTTGTTCACATCGGCCGTGCTCGTCAGATCGAGAAACGGACGAACGTGAATCTGGCCGTGCCCCGCGTGAGCAAAGAACGACGCGGTAATCTGCCAGGCCTTGAAGACGTTTTGCATCTTCACGAGGAACTCAGGGAGCACGTCCGGCGGAACGGCAACGTCTTCGATAAACGGTACGGGCCGCTCCGAGCCTTGCACGCGAAAGAGCGTGGGCGAAACGCGGCGAGTGAGTCGGCGAAACAAGTCGTATTCGTCGGGCGAGAGCGCGAGGTGAAAGCCAAACGCTAGTCGCCGGCGGCGTTGCCAGCGCATCGCCACTTGCTGCAATGTTTCGAGAACATGGCTCGATTCTTCGGCCTGTTGCTCGACAAGCAGCATGGCTTCGGCTTCGCGCGGGATGGCTTGGGCGTAGCGAGGATCCAAATCGCGAGCCAGCGACAGAATGCGCCGATCCATCAAATCGCAAGCGCTCACGCCGAGCGACTTCGCTTCGCTGGCGGCGGTGGCGGCCGATTCCAGGCGATCGAAGAACAGCAGGCACAAACCGCGCTGCTTCGGAATCGGCTCGATGGCCAGGCTCAACTGCGTGATGAGGGCCAGCGTACCTTCCGAACCGGCGATGAGCTTCGCTAGATCGAGCTGACCATCAGCCAGCACATCGTGCAGTTGGTAGCCGCAGCGATTGACCCACGATTTGGGCTGGTTCGCGCGAATGACCGATTCCTCGCGCTGAATCAATTCGGCCAGGCGGCGGACAAGCTCACGTCGCCGCGGCACCGGATCGAGATACGGATCATCCGTCACCGGATGCCGACCAGCTTCGAACGATTCGCCGTCGGCGAGCACGATTTGCAAGTTCCGCACATGTCGACGGGCAGAACCATAGCGGAGCCAATTGCTGCCGGAGGCATCGAGCGAAACGACGCTGCCGACGGTCGTCACGCCGCCGGTGGCGGGATCGGGAGCGAACTGTTTTCCAAAGCCCGCGAGATAGCGATTCAGTTGGCCGAGCACCACGCCGGGCTGCACAACGACGTGGTCGTGGTTCACACTCACGATCCGCCGCATCCCCTGCGAGAAATCCATCACCAAGCCCGGCCCGAGCGACTCGCCGGCCAGGCCGGTGCCCGCGCCGCGCGCGTGAATCGGCAGCATGTTGTCGGCGGCGTACTTCACGGCCACTTGCACGTCGTAGGCATTCCGCGGCCGCACAACGCCGAGGGGCGCGACCTGATAGATGCTGCCGTCGGTGCTATACATCTGCACGAACGCGTCGTCGCAACGAACCTGGCCGGAGATTAATCCCCGCAGGTCGGCTTGAATGCGTTCGCGCTGTGGATCCATCGGGAGAGCGCCGATTGCTGCAATGCAGTCTGTAGCTGAATTCGCCAGAATTCAGAGCGTGGCCGTGAGACGAAAGTCTGAATTCTGGCGAATTCAGCTACGGCAATCATAGCTACTCGTGCTGCCGCGGCGAACTGCCTGCCGCCACTCCCGCCCGCGCCAGTCGAATCTGTTGTTGACGGTGCTTCTCGTGCACCTCCAGATCAAAGCCCTCGTGATCCTCGAGCGCCCGCAAACCGCGATACTGCGACTGGCATTGATAACACTGCAGGACGTTGCCGACGGTGACATACAAAAGCACATCGATGGCCGCAAACGCAAACAGCGTGGCGTAGGTCCAAACCGGCATGCGATAGAGCCAGAACGCGCTGCTGATGATCATGCCGATCACCACGATGGTCACCCCCATCGTTTGCGAAAAATCCTTCCGCACATACAGTTCGCGGCAAGGGCAAATCAAGCATTGCAGCACATTGCCGTCGCGATAGTTCTCGGCCGAGAAACGGGCCTGGCACGACGAGCAGCCGAAGTCGGCAGCCCCTTCTTCAGCAATCTGCGCCTGGTTGACGGCTTCGCAATGAGGGCAACGAAAGGTGACGTTCATACGGTCGATTATAGCGGAAACGACGCGGCGACGCTGAGCATTTGAGCGCACAGCTCGCCGATGAAAACCAGAATCACGCCGGCGTACAAAATGCCCGTTGCACTCTGCGTATTCGGAATCTTCAGCGTCTGCCAGGTCAGATAAGTCAGCACGAGCGGCAGAATTAGCCCCGCGGTCCACCGCAGGCCAACGAACAGCATCCACGCCGTAGGAATTCCCTCGGCAGTCGCGCTCAGCCGGTTCCCTTCAATCACCGCGCCGATGCCGCTAATCATCATGCGAACGGCAATCGCCACGATGAGCAATACGAG is drawn from Anatilimnocola floriformis and contains these coding sequences:
- a CDS encoding aminotransferase class V-fold PLP-dependent enzyme produces the protein MADPQRIYLDNAATSWPKPDAVYRAVDEYQRANGAAAGRGVYRSAQAAERIVSQCRKRLADLIGAPAPEQIIFTLNGTDSLNLALQGILKPGDHVITSVCEHNSVLRPLHTLKKSIGIEFTPIGCNGAGEIDPNAVRRAITTKTKLIALVHSSNVTGAVQPLIEVGRIAKEHQLTFLVDAAQSLGHISVNVADLGCQLLAAPGHKGLLGPLGVGMLYIAPSITGRLQPIRQGGTGTKSHEPEQPESLPDRYESGNLNVPGIAGLSAGIAWLQERGLPAIHQHELQLREHLVRSLREMAHVTFYGPADSTDCVGVVSFNIRDFDPQEVAAALDAAASLELRAGLHCAPLMHAALGTTPAGTVRASWGPFSTLGQIDALIAAVRDFA
- the moaA gene encoding GTP 3',8-cyclase MoaA; the encoded protein is MTTGGPLIDNLGRVHNSLRISVTDRCNIRCFYCMPEENVRFRPRHELLSFEEITRLARVMAGLGVNKLRLTGGEPLVRAELPKLVSQLAAVPGIDEIALTTNGILLAEQARALKDAGLTRVNISLDAMTEETFRRISRRDGLDRVLAGIAAAKEVGFPRIRLNTVAIKGITEPEIPALAKFAKHEGMELRFIEFMPLDAEENWQHDQVLTGEEIRRSIETAIGPLEPASRPDPSQPAMDFNYQDGSGSVGFINPVSQPFCHDCNRLRVTAEGQLRNCLFSTVEWDARTLLRKNVGDEELAQLIRDCVRAKKPGHGIDSADFIRPQRAMYQIGG
- a CDS encoding molybdenum cofactor biosynthesis protein MoaE; its protein translation is MIQLTNEQIDTQQILAAAAHPHAGAVVLFLGVTRQLTAGRETASLDYECYPEMATKKLVELEVEARAKWPLLQCVIVHRLGHLEISEASIAIAVSSPHRGAAFEAGQWLIDTIKEVVPIWKQENWQDGSSEWVHPGTPGKDTGTT
- a CDS encoding MoaD/ThiS family protein; this encodes MMIWVKLFAAAKQRAGAQVTNFAFAEGATVADLRKALAAEYPTLADFLPHCRIAVNCDFAGDEVVLSESQEIGVIPPVSGG
- a CDS encoding FAD-binding oxidoreductase; its protein translation is MDPQRERIQADLRGLISGQVRCDDAFVQMYSTDGSIYQVAPLGVVRPRNAYDVQVAVKYAADNMLPIHARGAGTGLAGESLGPGLVMDFSQGMRRIVSVNHDHVVVQPGVVLGQLNRYLAGFGKQFAPDPATGGVTTVGSVVSLDASGSNWLRYGSARRHVRNLQIVLADGESFEAGRHPVTDDPYLDPVPRRRELVRRLAELIQREESVIRANQPKSWVNRCGYQLHDVLADGQLDLAKLIAGSEGTLALITQLSLAIEPIPKQRGLCLLFFDRLESAATAASEAKSLGVSACDLMDRRILSLARDLDPRYAQAIPREAEAMLLVEQQAEESSHVLETLQQVAMRWQRRRRLAFGFHLALSPDEYDLFRRLTRRVSPTLFRVQGSERPVPFIEDVAVPPDVLPEFLVKMQNVFKAWQITASFFAHAGHGQIHVRPFLDLTSTADVNKMPELATQLYEEVLAVGGTISGEHGCGLSRTWYVKRQTGALYDVLREVKRIFDPQNLLNPGKVVADVPQPLTKNLRLAEAESTDRPLTETQIADNPPKEKVDLHLVWRQLPQIEADSCNGCGRCRTMSPEMRMCPIFRYAPAEESSPRAKANLMRSVLQGELPASSLASEQLKEIADLCVNCHQCRLECPAEVDIPKLMIEAKSQYVVANGLDTTDWFLARLDSVSRWGARFGPIANWILHTRWTRWVLEKLTGLAQGRKLPRLQSTTFMRRADRNRLTRPARRTGGKVLYFVDVYANWYDTQLAESLVAIMQHHGIAVYVPAGQLQSGMARISLGDVERARKHAAKNVAILSEAVRQGYEIVCTEPSAALCLTQEYPSLLDDDDARLVAEHTTDACAYLWKMHEVGRLELDLRPINLTLGYHQPCHLRALDVGSPGESLLRLIPGLSVRRIERGCSGMAGTFGLRRDNYRASLRAGWGLISALRDPLIDLGTTECSACKIQMEQGTTKPTIHPLKMLALAYGLMPEIEALLTARGEELLVT